Below is a window of Clavibacter michiganensis subsp. tessellarius DNA.
GTCCGCACGCACGGCTGGGCGCACCACATCGAGCGCCTCATGATCCTCGGCAACCTCGCCCTGCAGCGCGGCTACGACCCGTCCGCCATGAACGACTGGTTCATCGACTCGTTCGTCGACGGCACGCCGTGGGTCATGCCCGCGAACGTCGTCGGCATGGCGCTGCACGCGGACGGGGGCCGGATGGCGACGAAGCCGTACGCGGGAGGCGGCGCCTACATCGACCGCATGTCGGACCACTGCGGAGGGTGCCCCTTCGACCCCAAGGTGCGCGTCGGTCCCACGGCGTGCCCGTACACCGCGGGCTACTGGTGGTTCCTCGACCGCAACCAGGACCGCCTCCGCGGCAACGCGCGCATGGCCCAGCCGCTCGCGGGGCTGAAGCGGCTGAGCGACCTGCCGGAGCTGGTCGCGCAGGAGGACGCGCGGCGCTCGATGTGAGCCGGGGGCCCGCGCACGCCGCCGCCGCGCACGCCGCGGGAGCCGCCCGGCCCGCCGGTAGGCTGGCGGGATGAGCGACGCGCCGATCGGGATCTTCGACTCCGGCGTCGGCGGCCTCACCGTGGCCCGCGCGGTCGCCACCCTCCTGCCGCGCGAGTCCATCGTCTACATCGGCGACACCGCCCACACGCCCTACGGCGACAAGCCCATCGCCGACGTGCGCCGGTACGCCCTCGCCGTGCTCGACGACCTGGTGGAGCGCGGCGTGAAGCTGCTCGTGATCGCGTGCAACACCGCGTCCGCCGCCATGCTGCGGGACGCGCGCGAGCGGTACGACATCCCCGTCGTCGAGGTGATCCAGCCGGCCGTCCGCACCGCGGTCAGCGTCACCCGCAACCACCGCGTGGGCGTCATCGCCACGCACGCCACGGTCACGAGCCGCGCCTACGACGACGCCTTCGCGGCCGCGCCGCACCTGGAGCTCACCTCCGCGGAGGCGCCGCGCTTCGTCGAGTTCGTCGAGCGCGGCGAGACCTCCGGGCCCGAGCTCATGGCGGCCGCCGAGGGGTACCTCGCGCCGCTGCGGGCGGCGGGCGTCGACACGCTCGTGCTCGGCTGCACCCACTACCCGTTCCTCGAGGGCGCGATCTCGCTGCTCATGGGCCCGGACGTCACGCTCGTCTCGAGCGACACGGAGACCGCCAAGGACGTCTACCGCGAGCTGGTCTCCGCGGGACTCGAGCGCCGCTCCGACGCGCCGCCCGTGATCCGCTACGAGGCCACCGGCGGCAGCGCGTCCGACTTCGAGGCGCTCGCGCGGCGGATGCTCGGCACGGGCGTCACGCACGTCGAGCTCGTCGAGACCGGCGCCATCCAGCTTCCCCGCCCGCCCCGGCCGGACGCGGCGACGCATCCGGACCGGGACGGCACCCCCACCCCCGACACGAGCCGAGGCCGCACATGACCGACGACACCCCCCGCCACGACGGCCGCGCCGCCGACCAGCTGCGCGAGATCACCATCGAGCGGAACTGGAGCGAGCAGGCCGAGGGATCCGCCCTCATCTCCTTCGGGCGCACCCGCGTCCTCTGCACCGCGTCCTTCACGAACCGCGTCCCGCGGTGGAAGGCCGGCAGCGGCCAGGGCTGGGTCACCGCCGAGTACGCGATGCTGCCCCGCGCCACGAACGAGCGCATGGACCGCGAGGCCGTCAAGGGCAAGGTCGGCGGCCGCACGCACGAGATCTCCCGGCTCATCGGCCGCAGCCTCCGCGCCGTCGTCGACATGAAGGCGCTCGGCGAGAACACGATCGTCATCGACTGCGACGTCCTCCAGGCCGACGGTGGCACGCGCACGGCGGCGATCACGGGCGCGTACGTCGCCCTCGCCGACGCGCTCGAGTGGGGCCGCGAGCGCAAGTTCATCGCGCAGCGCGCCACGCCGCTGAAGGACAGCGTCGCCGCGGTCTCCGTCGGCATCGTCGACGGGAAGCCGCTGCTCGACCTCGCGTACGTCGAGGACGTGCGCGCCGAGACCGACATGAACGTGGTGATGACCGGGAGCGGCTCCTTCGTCGAGGTCCAGGGCACCGCCGAGGGCGCGCCCTTCGACCGCGCCGAGCTCGACGCCCTGCTCGACCTCGCGCTCGGCGGCGGCACCACGCTCACCGCGCTGCAGGCGCAGGCGCTCGGGCGCTGAGGGGACCGCCCGTGATCCCGCTCGTCCTCGCCACGCACAACGCGCACAAGGTCGAGGAGCTGCGCCGGATCCTCGGGGCCCGCCTCGACGGAATCGACCTCGTCGCCTACGACGGCCCCGAGCCTGTGGAGGACGGCACGTCCTTCGAGGAGAACGCGCTGATCAAGGCGCGCGCGGCGGCCCGGCACACCGGCCATGCGGCCCTCGCCGACGACTCGGGCATCGGCGTCGACGTGCTCGGCGGATCGCCCGGCATCTTCTCGGCGCGCTGGTCGGGTTCGTCGCGTGACAGCCGCGAGAACCTCGAGCTCCTGCTCTGGCAGCTCGGCGACGTGCCCGACGCGCATCGCGGCGCGCGCTTCACGTGCGCGGCCGCCCTCGTCGTGCCGACGGCCGACGGCCTCGTCGAGCGCACGGCGGTCGGCGTGTGGGAGGGATCCGTCCTCCGTGAGGTCGCGGGGGAGGGCGGGTTCGGCTACGACCCGATCTTCCGCCCGGCCACCGGCGGCGCCAGCGCGGCCGCGCTCACCGCCGACGAGAAGAACCGGGTCAGCCATCGCGCGCGGGCGTTCGACGCGATCATGCCGGTGGTCCGCCGGGAGCTCCTCGGCGAGGTCTGACCGCTCCTCCCGCTCTGCTGAGAGCGGGAGTCGTTCCCGACTGCGGCGCCGGCTGGATCCGCATGGCCGCGGGCCCGTACGGTGGACGCATGGCCCCCGGATCGCACGACCACGGCGCGGCCACGACCGACCGCCGGCGCCTCGTCGCGGCCCTCCTCATCACCGCCGTCGTGCTCGTGGTCGAGGTCGTCGGGGCGCTGGTCTCCGGATCCCTGGCCCTCCTCGCGGATGCAGGCCACATGACGAGCGACCTGCTCGGACTCGGCATCGCGCTGGTCGCCACCGTCGTCGCCGCGCGTCCCGCGACCGACCGGCACACCTTCGGCTTCCAGCGCGGCGAGGTGCTCGGAGCGCTCGTGAACGGCCTGATCCTGTCGGTCGTCGCGGTCTACGTGGCCGTGCAGGGCGTCCAGCGGCTGCTCGCGCCGGAGGGCCCCGAGATCGACCCGCGCGTGATGCTCGTGGCCGCGGGCCTCGGCCTCGTCGCCAACGTCGCCGCGCTGCTCGTGCTGCGCGGGGGAGCGGAGCGCTCGATCAACGTGCGCGGCGCGTACCTCGAGGTGCTCGGGGACGCGTTCGGCTCGGTCGCGACCATCGTCGCGGGTGTCGTCATCGCCCTCACCGGCTTCGGCCGCGCGGACGCGATCGCGTCCCTCGTCATCGCCGCGCTCATCGTCCCGCGCGCGGTCGTGCTCCTGCGCGACGTCGTGCGCGTGCTCAACGAGTCGACGCCCGTGGGCACCGAGCCCGAGCGGATCCGCGCCCACCTGCTCGAGACCCCCGGCGTCACGGCCGTGCACGACGTGCACGTGTGGGCGATCACGTCGGGGTCGCCCGTCTTCACGGCGCACGTGGTCGTCGAGCCGGACGTGTTCCGCGAGGGCCGCACGGGGGAGCTCCTCGACCGGCTCGCGGGATGCCTCGACGACCACTTCGACGTCGAGCACAGCACCTTCCAGCTGGAGCCGGCGGAGCACGCCGGGCACGAGCACCGGCACCACGTCTGAGACGGCGGCCGACCCGTCGGGTGGGCGCCGCGGATCACGGCCCGGCGCCGCGTGTCACCGGCAGTCGGGGCATCGCCGGGGTCGATCGATCAGCGCCGCGTGGCCGCTCGCATCATCGACGCGTGCACGTCCGCTTCGCCGCCGCCCGCCTCAGCGGCGCGGGTCGTTCGACGGGTCCTGGTCGAAGGACTCGGGGGCGAGCGCGAGCTCCTCGCCGTCCTCCGCCGCGACGCCCGCCGCCTCCTCGTCGCGCGCGTGCTTGCGGGCGCGGAGGAAGTGGATGACGGTGGGCACCGCGGTCACGACGACGGCGCCGAGCAGCACGTAGTCGATGTAGTGCGTGACGAAGTCGCGGATGGGCGGGAACCCGTTGAGCAGGTGGCCGAGGAACGTGAGCCCGGCGCCCCAGATGAGCGCGCCGATCGCGTTGTAGAAGGAGTACTTGCGGTAGTCCATGTGGCCGACGCCCGCGGCGATGGGCGCGAACGTGCGCACGATGGGCACGAAGCGCGCCGCGATGACGGCGAGGCCGCCGAACCGCGCGAAGAACGCGTTGGTGCGCACGACGTTCTGCCGGCTGAAGATGCCCGAGTCCTTGCGCTCGAAGACCCGCGGTCCCGCCTTGTGGCCGATGAGGTAGCCGACCTCGCCGCCCGCGAACGCGGAGAAGGCGATGGCGAGGCAGATCCACCAGATGTCGATGCCCGTGATGCCGGGGAGCGTGAGGCCCGCGATGACCAGCAGCGTGTCGCCCGGGAAGAGGAAGCCGAAGAGCAGGCCCGTCTCGGCGAAGATGATGAGGCAGATCCCGACGAGGGCGAATCCCCCGAACGACTCGATGAGGGTCGTCGAGTCGAGGAAGTCGAAGAGCTGGGGATGCACGTGTGGGGCTCCAGTCGTGGTGGGCCGCGACGACCCGTTCGATCGAGCGGCGGCAGAGCACAGGATATCGGGAGCCGCCGCGAGCGCGCCGAGTCCCGGCCACCCCCGGTCGAGGGGCGCGGCGCCCTCAGCCGCCGAGCTCGGCGTGCCCGAAGAGGCCCGGGACGCCGCCGGAGTGCCAGAGCACGACGCGATCGTCCTCGCCGATGTATCCGTCGCGCACGGCGGCGACGAGCCCCGCGGCCGCCCGGGCGGTGTAGGTGGGGTCGAGGAGGATCCCGGTGGTCCGCGCCACGAGGGTCAGCGCGGCGCGCGCCTCGTCGGTGAGGCGCGCGTACCCGGCGCCCACGCGGTCCGCGTCGATGCGGAGGCGGTCGGCCGCGATCCCCGTGCCGCGCTCGGCGAGGAAGCCGGCGACCACGGCGCGCGGGTCGCCGACGGCGCCGCAGTGCACGCCGAGGACCCGCTCCGGCCCGAGCGCCTCGACGAGCCCGGCCATCGTGCCGCCCGATCCCAGCGCGACGACCACGTGGTCCACCTCGCCGACCTGCGCCGTCAGCTCGTGGCCCGCGTCGACGAAGCCCTGCACGGAGTGCGCGTCGGATCCGCCGAACGCCACGCGGTGCACGCGTGCGCCCGCGGACTCGAGCTCCGCGACGACGGATCCCGCCCGCGTCTCGGCGCCCGCGTCGCCCGACCAGACGATCCGCGCCCCGTACAGCGCGTCGAGCAGCACGTTGCCGCGCTCGGCGACCTCGTGCCCCTCGAGCACGAGCACGACGTGGAGTCCGAGCGCGGCACCGGCCGCCGCCGTCATGCGCGCGTGGTTGCTCTGCGGGGCGCCCGTGGTGACGACCGCGTCCGTGCCGCGCGCGACGGCACGGCCGAGCGAGCGCTCGAGCTTCCTGGCCTTGTTGCCGCCGCCGCCCCAGCCGATGAGGTCGTCCCGCTTCATCAGCAGCCGGTCGGGTCGGAGCCCGACGGCCTCCGCGAGCCGCGGGACGGGATGCACGGGCGTCGGCTCGGTCCAGAGGCGGAGGCGGTCGTCCACGGGTGCTCCTCGTCGCGGGTCGGAGCGCCGCGGCGGGCGGATCCGCTCCCCGTCGACCACGGGCGGGCGGGCCGCGCCCTCGTGCGGGAGAAGGGACTTGAACCCTCACGCTCGAAAGCACAGGAACCTAAATCCTGCGTGTCTACCGATTCCACCACTCCCGCGGGTGCCCGACCAGCTTAGGACGCCCCCTAATATGTTGATCGTGACAACGAAGACACTGGTAGCAGGCATCGACTCCTCCACGCAGAGCTGCAAGGTGGTCGTCCGCGACCTCGACACGGGCGCCCTCGTGCGCTCCGGCCGCGCGTCCCACCCCGACGGCTCGGAGGTGGATCCCGCGCACTGGTGGGACGCGCTCCTCGCGGCCGTCGCCGACGCGGGCGGCCTCGACGACGTCGCCGCCATCTCGGTCGGCGGCCAGCAGCACGGCATGGTCTGCCTCGACGAGTCCGGCGCCGTCGTCCGCGACGCGCTCCTCTGGAACGACACGCGGTCCGCGCCCGCCGCCGCCGACCTCCGCGACGAGCTCGGCGCCGACGCCTGGGCGAGCGCCACGGGCGTCGTCCCGGTGGCGTCCTTCACCGCCACCAAGCTCCGCTGGCTGCGCGACGCCGAGCCCGAGAACGCCGCCCGCGTAGCCGCCGTCGCCCTCCCGCACGACTGGCTGACCTGGCGCCTCCTCGGGCACGGCGTCGGATCCCCGGACCTCGCGGCCCTCACCACCGACCGCTCCGACGCGAGCGGCACCGCGTACTGGTCCAGCGTCACGGGGGAGTACCGCCTCGACCTGCTGGAGCGCGCGCTCGGCCGCGTCGTCGGCCTGCCGCGCGTGCTCGGCCCCGGCGAGTCCGCAGGGCTGACGGGCGACGGCATCCCCGGCGTCCCGGCCGGCATCCCCGTCGGCCCCGGCGCGG
It encodes the following:
- the murI gene encoding glutamate racemase, whose amino-acid sequence is MSDAPIGIFDSGVGGLTVARAVATLLPRESIVYIGDTAHTPYGDKPIADVRRYALAVLDDLVERGVKLLVIACNTASAAMLRDARERYDIPVVEVIQPAVRTAVSVTRNHRVGVIATHATVTSRAYDDAFAAAPHLELTSAEAPRFVEFVERGETSGPELMAAAEGYLAPLRAAGVDTLVLGCTHYPFLEGAISLLMGPDVTLVSSDTETAKDVYRELVSAGLERRSDAPPVIRYEATGGSASDFEALARRMLGTGVTHVELVETGAIQLPRPPRPDAATHPDRDGTPTPDTSRGRT
- the rph gene encoding ribonuclease PH, with protein sequence MTDDTPRHDGRAADQLREITIERNWSEQAEGSALISFGRTRVLCTASFTNRVPRWKAGSGQGWVTAEYAMLPRATNERMDREAVKGKVGGRTHEISRLIGRSLRAVVDMKALGENTIVIDCDVLQADGGTRTAAITGAYVALADALEWGRERKFIAQRATPLKDSVAAVSVGIVDGKPLLDLAYVEDVRAETDMNVVMTGSGSFVEVQGTAEGAPFDRAELDALLDLALGGGTTLTALQAQALGR
- the rdgB gene encoding RdgB/HAM1 family non-canonical purine NTP pyrophosphatase, whose translation is MIPLVLATHNAHKVEELRRILGARLDGIDLVAYDGPEPVEDGTSFEENALIKARAAARHTGHAALADDSGIGVDVLGGSPGIFSARWSGSSRDSRENLELLLWQLGDVPDAHRGARFTCAAALVVPTADGLVERTAVGVWEGSVLREVAGEGGFGYDPIFRPATGGASAAALTADEKNRVSHRARAFDAIMPVVRRELLGEV
- a CDS encoding cation diffusion facilitator family transporter; the protein is MAPGSHDHGAATTDRRRLVAALLITAVVLVVEVVGALVSGSLALLADAGHMTSDLLGLGIALVATVVAARPATDRHTFGFQRGEVLGALVNGLILSVVAVYVAVQGVQRLLAPEGPEIDPRVMLVAAGLGLVANVAALLVLRGGAERSINVRGAYLEVLGDAFGSVATIVAGVVIALTGFGRADAIASLVIAALIVPRAVVLLRDVVRVLNESTPVGTEPERIRAHLLETPGVTAVHDVHVWAITSGSPVFTAHVVVEPDVFREGRTGELLDRLAGCLDDHFDVEHSTFQLEPAEHAGHEHRHHV
- a CDS encoding DedA family protein, translating into MHPQLFDFLDSTTLIESFGGFALVGICLIIFAETGLLFGFLFPGDTLLVIAGLTLPGITGIDIWWICLAIAFSAFAGGEVGYLIGHKAGPRVFERKDSGIFSRQNVVRTNAFFARFGGLAVIAARFVPIVRTFAPIAAGVGHMDYRKYSFYNAIGALIWGAGLTFLGHLLNGFPPIRDFVTHYIDYVLLGAVVVTAVPTVIHFLRARKHARDEEAAGVAAEDGEELALAPESFDQDPSNDPRR
- a CDS encoding pyridoxal-phosphate dependent enzyme — translated: MDDRLRLWTEPTPVHPVPRLAEAVGLRPDRLLMKRDDLIGWGGGGNKARKLERSLGRAVARGTDAVVTTGAPQSNHARMTAAAGAALGLHVVLVLEGHEVAERGNVLLDALYGARIVWSGDAGAETRAGSVVAELESAGARVHRVAFGGSDAHSVQGFVDAGHELTAQVGEVDHVVVALGSGGTMAGLVEALGPERVLGVHCGAVGDPRAVVAGFLAERGTGIAADRLRIDADRVGAGYARLTDEARAALTLVARTTGILLDPTYTARAAAGLVAAVRDGYIGEDDRVVLWHSGGVPGLFGHAELGG
- the xylB gene encoding xylulokinase; amino-acid sequence: MLIVTTKTLVAGIDSSTQSCKVVVRDLDTGALVRSGRASHPDGSEVDPAHWWDALLAAVADAGGLDDVAAISVGGQQHGMVCLDESGAVVRDALLWNDTRSAPAAADLRDELGADAWASATGVVPVASFTATKLRWLRDAEPENAARVAAVALPHDWLTWRLLGHGVGSPDLAALTTDRSDASGTAYWSSVTGEYRLDLLERALGRVVGLPRVLGPGESAGLTGDGIPGVPAGIPVGPGAGDNAAAALGLGAVPGDVVVSIGTSGTVFAVTADPITDASGTVAGFADATGNFLPLIATLNAARVLDGGARLLGVDHARLSELALEAPAGSDGLVLLPYFEGERTPNLPDATASLHGMTLRNSTPATMARAHVEGMLCGLADGLDAITRQGVEVERVLLIGGGAKSRAVREIAPTVFGVPIHVPDAGEFVADGAAKQAAWILTGSLPEWPLAGDEVFDAPGVPAVRQAYAAAKAELGY